A genomic segment from Pseudodesulfovibrio alkaliphilus encodes:
- a CDS encoding DUF3800 domain-containing protein — protein sequence MSYLLFIDESGQDRRDSPYEVLAGVAIEDKKIWPLVQCINSIQEDCFGVQRYREFRSEAKGTKILKRKTFKQAATYPPIANPDRKNLACAMLADGTRPAPMKLAALAQAKIAYVEKVFEECLRYDCRAFSSIVPQNAARPEGDAFLRKDYTYLFERFAHMLNQNGGQSGIIVFDELDKSQSHLLINQMENYFLKTQKGQSRAKVIVPEPLFVHSDLTTMVQVVDLIAYVVAWGVRLKGMQEAPRGELDALASQVLKLRYYHRTPGGFDKWGFKLIEDLRTQNEVKKEEGNAACATKPPQ from the coding sequence TTGAGCTACTTACTGTTTATAGACGAAAGTGGACAGGACCGGCGAGACAGCCCATACGAGGTGTTAGCCGGTGTTGCAATCGAAGACAAAAAAATCTGGCCACTTGTCCAGTGCATCAACTCCATCCAGGAGGATTGTTTCGGCGTTCAAAGGTATAGAGAATTCCGAAGTGAGGCCAAAGGAACCAAAATACTTAAACGTAAGACTTTTAAGCAGGCTGCCACATATCCCCCAATTGCCAATCCAGACAGAAAGAATCTAGCCTGTGCCATGCTCGCTGATGGCACAAGACCTGCCCCCATGAAGCTGGCGGCTCTAGCCCAAGCCAAAATCGCTTATGTTGAAAAGGTGTTCGAAGAATGTCTACGTTATGACTGCCGTGCTTTTTCCAGCATTGTCCCGCAAAATGCAGCTCGTCCAGAGGGAGATGCCTTTCTCCGTAAGGATTATACCTATCTCTTTGAACGATTCGCTCACATGCTTAATCAAAACGGAGGGCAGTCCGGAATCATTGTCTTCGACGAATTAGATAAGAGCCAAAGCCATTTACTTATAAATCAGATGGAAAACTATTTCCTTAAAACTCAAAAAGGACAATCAAGAGCTAAAGTCATTGTTCCCGAGCCACTTTTCGTCCACAGCGACCTCACGACAATGGTCCAAGTTGTAGACTTAATTGCCTATGTGGTTGCTTGGGGAGTCAGACTTAAGGGGATGCAGGAAGCTCCACGCGGGGAACTTGACGCACTCGCAAGCCAAGTTTTGAAATTGCGCTATTACCACCGCACCCCTGGTGGTTTTGACAAATGGGGCTTTAAATTGATCGAAGACCTCAGGACTCAAAATGAAGTCAAAAAAGAAGAAGGCAATGCAGCTTGCGCCACAAAGCCTCCGCAATAA
- the phnE gene encoding phosphonate ABC transporter, permease protein PhnE codes for MNQELTLDHIAPKATLLQRVAAGILLGLVLAVLAASYISTDINPFKLYEKRQNAFEYLFGRQLTDADERDAMAQAMRLPEIIAFEEAYQEIKAEYVADGRKLETVAIQREAQARADKRLAAMNPAERESLVQQEYERIADEKTGGYFPPVTALSHLKEYSKALIETVAIAIWGTLLAFVAAIPMAMFAARNTLELMVQGDGLRHRLIRWFGQFVARRTLDFCRGFNEFVMALIFVAVIGLGPYAGVLALAIHTFGILGKVFSEAIEQIEPGQVEAVTASGAGPAQIMAFSVIPQVMPLIVSYTLLRFESNVRSATILGFVGAGGIGFLMFDKINGYLYREVCTMMIMVIVSVTLIDYLCGMLRRRFV; via the coding sequence ATGAATCAGGAACTGACACTGGACCACATCGCCCCCAAGGCGACCCTCCTTCAGAGGGTCGCCGCGGGGATTCTGCTGGGCCTCGTGCTCGCGGTTCTCGCGGCCTCCTACATCTCCACGGACATCAATCCGTTCAAGCTGTATGAAAAACGGCAGAACGCCTTTGAGTATCTCTTCGGCAGACAACTGACCGATGCAGACGAGCGCGACGCCATGGCCCAAGCCATGCGGCTGCCGGAGATCATCGCCTTTGAGGAGGCCTATCAGGAGATCAAGGCGGAGTATGTGGCCGACGGCCGGAAACTGGAGACCGTGGCCATCCAGCGCGAGGCTCAGGCGCGGGCCGACAAGCGCCTGGCGGCCATGAACCCCGCGGAGCGGGAATCCCTGGTGCAGCAGGAGTACGAGCGCATCGCCGACGAGAAAACCGGGGGATACTTCCCGCCCGTAACAGCCCTGAGCCACCTCAAGGAATACTCCAAGGCTCTCATAGAGACTGTGGCCATCGCCATCTGGGGCACCCTGCTGGCCTTTGTCGCAGCCATTCCCATGGCCATGTTCGCGGCGCGCAACACCCTCGAACTCATGGTCCAGGGAGACGGCCTGCGCCACAGACTGATCCGCTGGTTCGGCCAGTTCGTCGCCCGCAGAACCCTCGACTTTTGCCGGGGATTCAACGAGTTCGTCATGGCCCTGATCTTCGTGGCCGTTATCGGGCTTGGACCATATGCCGGAGTTCTCGCCCTGGCCATCCATACTTTCGGCATTCTCGGCAAGGTCTTCTCCGAAGCCATCGAGCAGATCGAGCCGGGGCAGGTGGAGGCCGTCACCGCCTCGGGAGCCGGTCCGGCCCAGATCATGGCCTTTTCGGTCATTCCCCAGGTCATGCCGCTCATCGTCAGCTACACCCTGCTGCGCTTCGAATCCAACGTCCGCTCGGCCACCATCCTCGGCTTCGTGGGGGCTGGCGGCATCGGCTTTCTCATGTTCGACAAGATCAACGGCTACCTCTACCGCGAGGTCTGCACCATGATGATCATGGTCATCGTCTCGGTTACGCTGATCGACTACCTCTGCGGCATGTTGCGTCGTCGCTTCGTCTGA